Proteins encoded in a region of the Triticum dicoccoides isolate Atlit2015 ecotype Zavitan chromosome 3A, WEW_v2.0, whole genome shotgun sequence genome:
- the LOC119269943 gene encoding probable methyltransferase PMT24 — translation MAFGRGAKMDGRRPSSPSSSMCTTTTVVVFVALCMVGAWMMTSSTVFPVEPTSNKKSEPIEVSTSNKKTEVKDQRAEVGFGETDEAAKSGSVSSEKFEDTDNNDNVPDESHSNRDAPEEEKFPENAMEKPVEMAEEKEPPKEKEDSKDSFDDANGKSEGQSAKEGGESGDEEEKSEERKDKETTTDNDVEKSDAEKKEDQEGKSEDDATEQPQIEEKVEESGEKEPAAKANEVFPDGAQSELLKESNTENGSFPTQAAESKNEKEAQAASKSSGDEITYSWKLCNSSAVTDYIPCLDNEKAIKKLHSTKHYEHRERHCPAEPPTCLVPLPEGYKRPIEWPKSRDKVWYSNVPHTKLAEYKGHQNWVKVSGDHLLFPGGGTQFKNGALHYIDTIQQALPDIAWGKRSRVILDVGCGVASFGGYMFDRDVLTMSFAPKDEHEAQVQFALERGIPAISAVMGTKRLPYPSRVFDVIHCARCRVPWHIEGGKLLLELNRLLRPGGYFVWSATPVYQKLPEDVEIWNAMSSLAKSMCWKMVKKTKDTLNQVGMAIYQKPMDNNCYEKRSEDSPPLCKETDDADAAWNVPLQACIPKLPIGPSVRGSKWPEMWPQRLEKTPFWIDGSHVGVYGKPANEDFEADHAHWKRVVSKSYVNGMGIDWSKVRNVMDMRAVYGGFAAALRDQKVWVMNIVPVDSPDTLPIVYERGLFGMYHDWCESFSTYPRTYDLLHADHLFSKLKKRCKLLGVFAEVDRILRPEGKLIVRDDAETISELESMAKSLQWEVRMTYARGKEGLLCVQKTTWRPKEIEASM, via the exons ATGGCATTTGGCCGAGGCGCGAAGATGGACGGCAGGCGGCCCTCGTCGCCGTCCTCGTCGATGTGCACGACGACCACCGTCGTCGTGTTTGTGGCGCTCTGCATGGTCGGCGCCTGGATGATGACGTCCTCCACCGTCTTCCCGGTAGAGCCTACTTCAAACAAGAAGTCGGAGCCGATAGAGGTGTCAACATCGAATAAGAAGACCGAGGTCAAGGATCAGCGCGCAGAAGTTGGCTTTGGTGAAACCGACGAGGCGGCGAAATCCGGCAGTGTTAGCTCGGAAAAATTCGAGGACACTGACAATAATGACAATGTTCCAGATGAGTCGCATAGTAACAGGGATGCTCCTGAGGAAGAGAAGTTCCCTGAGAACGCAATGGAGAAGCCTGTCGAGATGGCTGAAGAAAAGGAACCACCAAAGGAGAAGGAGGACAGTAAGGATTCGTTCGATGATGCAAATGGAAAATCAGAAGGACAGAGTGCTAAGGAGGGTGGGGAGTCTGGTGATGAGGAGGAGAAGAGCGAGGAGAGGAAAGATAAGGAGACCACCACTGACAATGATGTTGAAAAATCCGATGCAGAGAAGAAGGAAGATCAAGAAGGAAAGTCTGAGGATGATGCAACTGAGCAGCCTCAAATCGAGGAGAAAGTGGAAGAAAGTGGAGAGAAGGAACCAGCTGCAAAAGCTAATGAGGTATTTCCTGATGGAGCTCAGTCTGAACTTCTAAAGGAGTCGAATACCGAGAATGGGTCATTCCCTACACAGGCTGCAGAGTCAAAGAATGAGAAGGAAGCTCAAGCAGCATCAAAATCTTCAGGTGATGAAATCACCTATAGCTGGAAATTATGTAATAGCAGTGCCGTGACAGATTACATACCTTGCCTTGACAATGAGAAGGCTATCAAGAAACTTCATTCTACCAAGCATTATGAACACCGTGAGAGGCATTGCCCTGCGGAGCCTCCGACCTGCCTTGTTCCACTTCCGGAAGGATATAAGCGCCCCATTGAGTGGCCCAAGAGCAGGGACAAG GTATGGTACAGCAACGTCCCTCACACCAAGCTTGCAGAGTACAAGGGTCATCAGAACTGGGTTAAAGTTTCTGGGGATCATCTTCTGTTTCCTGGGGGCGGGACTCAGTTCAAGAATGGCGCACTCCACTACATCGATACTATTCAGCAG GCTTTACCTGATATTGCATGGGGTAAACGAAGCCGTGTGATTCTAGATGTTGGTTGTGGAGTTGCTAGCTTTGGTGGCTACATGTTTGATAGAGATGTGCTTACCATGTCATTTGCTCCAAAAGACGAGCATGAAGCTCAAGTACAGTTTGCGCTCGAGAGGGGAATTCCAGCAATATCAGCTGTAATGGGCACCAAGAGACTTCCATATCCTAGCAGGGTTTTTGATGTCATTCACTGTGCTCGCTGCAGGGTCCCTTGGCACATTGAAG GTGGCAAGCTTTTGCTGGAATTGAACCGACTATTACGTCCTGGTGGTTACTTCGTCTGGTCTGCCACTCCTGTTTACCAAAAGCTCCCTGAAGATGTTGAAATTTGGAATG CCATGTCTTCTCTGGCAAAGTCCATGTGCTGGAAAATGGTTAAGAAAACAAAGGATACATTAAATCAAGTTGGTATGGCCATATATCAGAAGCCAATGGACAACAATTGCTACGAGAAAAGATCAGAAGACAGCCCACCGCTATGCAAGGAAACTGACGATGCAGATGCTGCATG GAATGTACCTTTGCAAGCGTGCATACCCAAATTGCCGATTGGTCCATCAGTAAGAGGATCAAAATGGCCAGAGATGTGGCCTCAAAGGCTTGAGAAGACTCCCTTCTGGATTGATGGTTCTCATGTTGGAGTTTATGGAAAACCAGCAAATGAAGACTTCGAGGCAGACCATGCACACTGGAAACGTGTTGTAAGTAAGTCGTATGTGAATGGCATGGGAATTGACTGGTCTAAAGTGAGAAATGTCATGGACATGAGAGCCGTATACGGAGG TTTTGCTGCAGCACTGAGGGACCAAAAAGTCTGGGTTATGAATATCGTGCCAGTTGATTCGCCTGACACACTGCCCATTGTTTATGAGCGTGGCTTGTTTGGAATGTATCATGACTGGTGCGAATCTTTCAGCACTTACCCAAGAACATATGACCTCCTACATGCAGACCATCTCTTCTCAAAGCTCAAAAAGAG ATGTAAATTGCTGGGAGTGTTTGCCGAGGTTGACCGGATATTGAGGCCAGAAGGCAAACTGATCGTGAGGGACGACGCAGAGACAATAAGCGAGCTCGAAAGCATGGCGAAGTCCCTGCAGTGGGAGGTGCGCATGACCTACGCCAGGGGCAAGGAAGGGCTGCTCTGCGTCCAAAAGACCACGTGGCGGCCCAAGGAGATCGAAGCAAGCATGTAG